The Streptomyces sp. NBC_00344 genome includes a window with the following:
- a CDS encoding LysR family transcriptional regulator, giving the protein MPQHPYDVDPRLLRAFAAVAEDLHFTRAAARLHTAQQALSRDIRRVELVLGAELFTRTTRQVTLTPEGVRLLPYARRVLAAYEELAAAWAHDARPLLVDVGAPVSTAFRLLGRARETAPDIEFVARFHSGLTGAVAEIAAGRLDVSAGRVAGLPPELLELVEHRPLRFERVAVLLGDDHRLAALEEIPLAALAGETLYAAAGNPATAEWTDLAVRLFAGRGIELVAPFPEIDGPDEFARLVRKHRWSVLASTEFVGMAGMVLRPIVDPVPLSPVSLVWRKSLRHPGLDALHAAAEAAVAEHGWLERPAGAWLPAVDMAMYEQIGCQYGQV; this is encoded by the coding sequence ATGCCCCAGCATCCGTACGACGTGGATCCCCGGCTGCTGCGGGCCTTCGCCGCGGTAGCCGAGGACCTGCATTTCACCCGGGCCGCCGCCCGCCTCCACACGGCTCAGCAGGCGCTCAGCCGGGACATCCGGAGGGTGGAACTGGTGCTGGGGGCCGAGCTGTTCACGCGGACCACCCGGCAGGTGACGCTCACCCCGGAGGGCGTACGGCTGCTGCCTTACGCGCGGCGCGTACTGGCGGCGTACGAGGAGCTGGCAGCGGCGTGGGCGCATGACGCGCGCCCGCTGCTGGTGGACGTGGGTGCCCCCGTCAGCACGGCGTTCCGGCTTCTCGGCCGGGCCCGCGAGACCGCCCCGGACATCGAGTTCGTGGCCCGTTTCCACAGCGGTCTGACCGGCGCGGTGGCGGAGATCGCGGCCGGGCGTCTGGACGTCTCGGCCGGCCGGGTGGCCGGACTTCCGCCTGAACTGCTCGAGCTGGTGGAGCACCGGCCGCTCCGGTTCGAGAGGGTGGCGGTGCTGCTCGGCGATGACCACCGGCTGGCAGCGCTGGAGGAGATCCCACTGGCCGCGCTGGCGGGGGAGACCCTGTACGCGGCAGCCGGGAACCCGGCCACGGCCGAGTGGACCGATCTCGCGGTCCGGCTGTTCGCCGGCCGGGGCATCGAACTCGTCGCGCCCTTCCCGGAGATCGACGGGCCCGATGAGTTCGCCCGGTTGGTGCGCAAGCACCGCTGGTCGGTGCTGGCGAGCACCGAGTTCGTCGGGATGGCAGGCATGGTGCTGCGGCCGATCGTGGACCCGGTGCCGCTCTCGCCGGTCTCGCTGGTCTGGCGTAAGTCCCTGCGCCACCCGGGCCTCGACGCGCTGCACGCGGCGGCCGAGGCCGCTGTCGCCGAGCACGGGTGGCTGGAGAGGCCGGCCGGGGCCTGGCTTCCCGCCGTGGACATGGCGATGTATGAGCAGATCGGGTGCCAATACGGGCAAGTGTGA
- a CDS encoding dienelactone hydrolase family protein — MADVLLFHHAQGLTPGVLAFADELRRSGHTVHTPDLYEGHVFDTLDGGIAYVRKTGFGTIIERGEAAAEGLGDGLVYAGFSLGVLPAQKLAQTRAGAKGALLLQACVPVSEFGDAWPRTVPVQIHGMDADESFVEEGDIDAARALVASSPAAELFLYPGDRHLFADSSLPDHEPIAAGLLLRRVLDFLGSV, encoded by the coding sequence ATGGCCGATGTGCTGCTGTTCCACCACGCGCAGGGACTGACCCCGGGGGTGCTCGCCTTCGCCGATGAGCTCAGGCGCTCCGGCCACACGGTGCACACCCCGGACCTCTACGAAGGGCATGTCTTCGACACCCTCGACGGGGGCATCGCCTACGTCCGGAAGACCGGCTTCGGCACGATCATCGAGCGCGGCGAGGCCGCCGCCGAAGGGCTTGGCGACGGACTCGTCTACGCCGGGTTCTCGCTCGGTGTCCTGCCGGCGCAGAAGCTCGCCCAGACCCGGGCGGGCGCGAAGGGCGCGCTGCTGTTGCAGGCCTGCGTCCCCGTCTCCGAGTTCGGCGACGCCTGGCCGCGGACGGTACCCGTACAGATCCACGGCATGGACGCAGACGAGAGCTTCGTGGAGGAGGGGGACATCGACGCGGCCCGCGCCCTGGTCGCTTCGTCGCCTGCCGCCGAGCTGTTCCTCTACCCGGGTGACCGGCACCTGTTCGCCGACAGCAGCCTCCCGGACCACGAGCCGATTGCCGCCGGGCTGCTGCTGCGGAGGGTGCTCGATTTCCTCGGCTCGGTCTGA
- a CDS encoding GNAT family N-acetyltransferase: MDIERTASPAPVTLRSPGLLLRSWCAEDLGAVVEAYRDPVIRRWLCTRLETDEDAEEWLEAQHTGWATGRRMSFAVLEDGRLAAQLVVKRSEPGSPSAELGYWTAAHARGRGVAGRALETVSAWAFERFAADGLERLEILHTVGNDASCRVAEKGGFVFTELLPSGPKWDTEGHRHVRQRSG, translated from the coding sequence GTGGACATCGAGCGGACAGCGTCCCCGGCCCCTGTCACCCTGCGTTCCCCAGGCCTTCTGCTGCGCTCCTGGTGCGCCGAGGACCTGGGTGCTGTCGTCGAGGCGTACCGCGACCCGGTGATCCGCCGCTGGCTCTGCACCCGGCTGGAGACAGATGAGGATGCCGAGGAGTGGCTGGAGGCCCAGCACACCGGCTGGGCGACCGGACGACGGATGAGCTTTGCCGTCCTGGAGGACGGGCGGCTCGCGGCCCAACTGGTCGTCAAGCGCTCCGAGCCGGGGTCACCGTCGGCGGAGCTCGGCTATTGGACCGCGGCGCACGCGCGGGGCCGCGGGGTGGCCGGACGGGCTCTGGAGACCGTGTCGGCGTGGGCCTTCGAGCGCTTCGCGGCGGACGGTCTGGAGCGCCTGGAGATCCTCCACACGGTGGGGAACGACGCGTCGTGCCGGGTCGCGGAGAAGGGCGGATTCGTGTTCACCGAGTTGCTGCCGTCGGGGCCGAAGTGGGATACCGAGGGCCACCGGCATGTCCGGCAGCGGAGCGGCTGA
- a CDS encoding MFS transporter — protein MPHESSATISAATASTAFGRYRLLFATPGARAFTIGNLIARLPMGMFSVSAVIMIAGARGSYALAGAVTATGLAATAVVGPWTARLVDRYGQARTAVPATLLAASGSACLLLCVHYDAPDWTLFACYAATATTPNTGGMSRARWAHLLRGDPAALHTANSFEQAADELCFMLGPVIAAFLCSALFPEAGTLVGVASMVTGVLVFAAQRATEPPATPRSAGSRSPVRHPGFPALLAVFLAAGAVFGALEVTTIAFADTHGHRAAAGAVLALQAAGSCAAGLLYGSVRPAADVQRRLLGCLAAMTFLMTGPLLAASATGSLLAVACTLLVAGAATAPTMVTGMTLVQRITPDGQLNEGMTLAVTALLGGIATGSATGGWVVERLGATAGYAVPTSAAALALLLCAITRRGRALAPGRPEISPSGA, from the coding sequence ATGCCGCACGAATCCTCCGCGACGATATCCGCCGCCACCGCTTCCACCGCCTTCGGCCGGTACCGCCTCCTGTTCGCCACCCCTGGCGCCCGCGCCTTCACCATCGGCAATCTCATCGCCCGGCTCCCGATGGGCATGTTCAGCGTCAGCGCCGTGATCATGATCGCCGGAGCGCGCGGTTCGTACGCGCTGGCGGGCGCCGTCACCGCCACCGGTCTGGCGGCCACCGCGGTCGTCGGCCCCTGGACGGCCCGCCTGGTCGACCGCTACGGGCAGGCCCGTACCGCGGTGCCCGCCACCCTGCTCGCCGCGTCCGGCTCAGCCTGCCTGCTGCTCTGCGTCCACTACGACGCACCGGACTGGACCCTCTTCGCCTGCTACGCGGCGACCGCCACCACCCCCAACACCGGCGGGATGTCCCGGGCCCGCTGGGCGCATCTGCTCCGGGGCGACCCGGCCGCGCTGCATACCGCCAACTCCTTCGAACAGGCCGCCGACGAGCTCTGTTTCATGCTCGGCCCGGTGATCGCGGCCTTCCTCTGCTCGGCGCTTTTCCCGGAGGCCGGCACACTCGTCGGGGTCGCGTCGATGGTCACCGGCGTCCTGGTCTTCGCCGCTCAGCGGGCCACCGAGCCTCCGGCCACCCCCCGCTCCGCCGGCTCGCGCTCCCCCGTCCGGCACCCCGGTTTTCCCGCGCTGCTCGCCGTCTTCCTCGCCGCCGGCGCGGTCTTCGGCGCCCTCGAGGTCACCACCATCGCCTTCGCCGACACGCATGGACACCGCGCGGCAGCGGGCGCGGTGCTGGCCCTCCAGGCGGCCGGGTCGTGTGCCGCGGGGCTCCTCTACGGATCGGTCCGCCCGGCGGCGGACGTACAACGGCGGCTGCTCGGCTGCCTGGCGGCGATGACCTTCCTGATGACAGGCCCCCTGCTGGCCGCGTCGGCGACCGGGTCGCTGCTCGCCGTCGCCTGCACCCTGCTGGTCGCGGGCGCGGCCACCGCACCGACCATGGTCACCGGCATGACGCTGGTCCAGCGCATCACGCCCGACGGTCAGTTGAACGAGGGCATGACGCTTGCGGTGACGGCGCTCCTCGGCGGCATCGCCACCGGCTCGGCCACCGGGGGCTGGGTGGTGGAGCGTCTCGGCGCCACCGCCGGCTATGCCGTCCCCACATCGGCCGCCGCCCTCGCGCTGCTTCTCTGCGCGATCACGCGTCGGGGCCGGGCACTCGCCCCGGGCCGGCCGGAGATCAGCCCGTCCGGTGCCTGA
- a CDS encoding DUF397 domain-containing protein, protein MCGTRDALTNARWHKSSFSNAAGGDCLEVATGIPGVVPVRDSKYPAGPVLVFAAAAWAVFVGDVRRS, encoded by the coding sequence ATGTGCGGAACCCGAGATGCCTTGACGAACGCGCGGTGGCACAAGAGCAGTTTCAGCAACGCCGCGGGCGGCGACTGCCTGGAGGTCGCCACCGGCATTCCCGGCGTCGTCCCCGTCCGCGACAGCAAATACCCCGCAGGTCCCGTCCTGGTGTTCGCGGCGGCGGCCTGGGCGGTCTTCGTCGGCGACGTGCGTCGTAGCTGA
- a CDS encoding helix-turn-helix domain-containing protein → MVPAPKELDPSASLAALYGTKVRKLRMRAGWTQRELGDRIPVAHSRIAQFELGNETPPEDVNGKLDVLLGADGDLVDLWVHARRTPFPDWAQMFMTYEAKSRMMRKFSQIIPGLAQTEAYARAVLQAGQIYDDGDPEAKVRARLERQAVLQRADPPWVWIVLDEAVLYRMVGSPEVMRNQLARLLVLEQTPRVHMQVLPFGSTDPAAMGGSFTLLTLPDGREVAYEEGIVFGRLVEDTDEVMRRTVLYDRLQANALPPAASAQLIRTAMEERYSCAEPEMP, encoded by the coding sequence ATGGTGCCCGCACCGAAGGAACTCGACCCGTCCGCCTCCCTTGCCGCGCTGTACGGCACGAAGGTGCGCAAGCTGCGGATGCGGGCGGGATGGACGCAGCGGGAGCTGGGCGACCGGATCCCCGTCGCGCACAGCCGGATCGCCCAGTTCGAGCTGGGCAACGAGACTCCGCCCGAGGACGTGAACGGCAAGCTGGACGTGCTGCTGGGGGCGGACGGCGATCTCGTCGACCTGTGGGTCCATGCCAGACGGACTCCGTTCCCCGACTGGGCGCAGATGTTCATGACGTACGAGGCCAAGTCCAGGATGATGCGCAAGTTCTCGCAGATCATCCCGGGCTTGGCGCAGACAGAGGCGTACGCCCGAGCGGTCCTGCAGGCCGGACAGATCTACGACGACGGAGATCCGGAGGCCAAGGTCAGGGCGCGGCTCGAACGCCAGGCTGTTCTTCAGCGTGCCGACCCCCCTTGGGTGTGGATTGTTCTGGATGAGGCGGTCCTGTATCGCATGGTCGGCAGCCCGGAAGTCATGCGAAATCAACTGGCGCGTCTTCTGGTGCTGGAGCAGACTCCTCGAGTCCACATGCAGGTACTCCCCTTCGGGAGCACGGACCCAGCTGCCATGGGGGGCTCATTTACCCTCCTGACCTTGCCGGACGGGCGGGAAGTGGCTTACGAGGAGGGCATCGTCTTCGGCCGTCTCGTTGAGGACACGGACGAGGTCATGCGAAGAACCGTCCTTTACGATCGGCTGCAAGCCAACGCCCTGCCCCCGGCGGCATCAGCGCAGTTGATCCGAACGGCCATGGAGGAGCGCTACTCATGTGCGGAACCCGAGATGCCTTGA
- a CDS encoding glycosyltransferase, whose translation MRYLLPLLLLVALFGMLMVRGYVHSEIAADHRIRPPAATDHVPDAVLDGGPVIDARGKGITSLRIPDHRIVLTFDDGPDPEWTPKVLDELKKYHAHAVFFVTGTMTSRYPELVRRMVDEGHEVGVHTFNHPDLSYQSKSRIDWELSQTQLAIAGAAGIRSSLFRPPYSSFADALDNKNWPVVKYVGGRGYITVLDSIDSEDWQRPGVSTILRNATPKGGKGAIVLMHDSGGNRAQTVAALGHYLPELQHRGYRFASLTDALGAPSAQIPVSGPELWKGRAFVFAVGVSDDATDVLIVALAVIGVLVFTRFGLMLLLSVAHTRKVRRRGFRWGAAVTEPVSVLVPAYNERECIANTVRSLRESDHPVEVIVIDDGSSDGTADIVDAMRLPNVHVVRQRNSGKPAALNNGIAHARHDLVVMMDGDTVFEPSTVRELVQPFGDPRVGAVAGNAKVGNKDSLIGAWQHIEYVMGFNLDRRMYDVLGCMPTIPGAVGAFRRTALDRVGGMSEDTLAEDTDITMALLRDGWRVVYAENARAWTEAPESVQQLWSQRYRWSYGTMQAIWKHRRAVVERGPSGRFGRIGLPFVSLFMVVAPLLAPLIDIFLLYGLVFGPTGKTVLAWFGVLAVQAVCAGYAFRLDREPMRYLISLPLQQILYRQLMYVVLLQSWITALTGGRLRWQKLRRTGVVEAPGSAPGQRRSSDNRRPVA comes from the coding sequence ATGCGCTACCTCCTGCCGCTGCTCCTGCTCGTCGCGCTCTTCGGCATGCTGATGGTGCGCGGATATGTACACAGCGAGATAGCCGCCGACCACCGGATCCGGCCCCCGGCCGCGACCGATCACGTTCCCGACGCCGTCCTCGACGGCGGCCCGGTGATCGACGCGCGGGGCAAGGGCATCACCAGCCTGCGCATCCCCGATCACCGGATCGTCCTGACCTTCGACGACGGACCCGATCCCGAATGGACCCCGAAGGTCCTCGACGAACTGAAGAAGTACCACGCCCATGCGGTCTTCTTCGTCACCGGCACCATGACCTCCCGGTATCCGGAACTGGTCAGGCGCATGGTCGACGAGGGCCATGAGGTCGGTGTGCACACCTTCAACCACCCGGACCTCTCCTATCAGTCGAAGAGCCGCATCGACTGGGAGCTCTCCCAGACCCAGCTGGCCATCGCGGGTGCTGCGGGAATCCGCTCCTCGCTCTTCCGGCCGCCCTACTCCTCGTTCGCCGACGCGCTCGACAACAAGAACTGGCCGGTGGTCAAGTACGTCGGCGGCCGCGGCTACATCACGGTCCTCGACTCCATCGACAGCGAGGACTGGCAGCGGCCCGGCGTCAGCACCATCCTGCGCAACGCCACCCCCAAGGGCGGCAAGGGCGCGATCGTGCTGATGCACGACTCGGGAGGGAACCGGGCGCAGACCGTGGCCGCGCTGGGCCACTACCTGCCCGAACTGCAGCACCGGGGCTACCGGTTCGCGAGTCTCACCGACGCGCTGGGCGCGCCGTCCGCACAGATCCCGGTCAGCGGGCCCGAGCTCTGGAAGGGCCGGGCGTTCGTCTTCGCGGTCGGTGTGTCCGACGACGCGACCGACGTACTGATCGTGGCGCTCGCGGTGATCGGGGTGCTGGTCTTCACCCGCTTCGGACTGATGCTCCTCCTCTCCGTCGCCCACACCCGCAAGGTGCGCAGACGGGGATTCCGCTGGGGCGCTGCGGTCACCGAGCCGGTCTCCGTGCTGGTGCCCGCGTACAACGAACGCGAATGCATCGCCAACACCGTCCGCTCACTGCGGGAGAGCGACCACCCGGTGGAGGTGATCGTGATCGACGACGGGTCGTCGGACGGCACCGCCGACATCGTCGACGCCATGCGACTGCCCAATGTCCATGTGGTGCGTCAGCGAAACTCCGGCAAGCCGGCCGCCCTCAACAACGGCATCGCGCACGCCCGTCACGACCTCGTCGTCATGATGGACGGCGACACCGTCTTCGAGCCGTCGACGGTACGGGAACTGGTGCAGCCCTTCGGCGACCCGCGCGTCGGGGCGGTCGCCGGAAATGCCAAGGTCGGCAACAAGGACAGCCTCATCGGCGCCTGGCAGCACATCGAGTATGTGATGGGCTTCAACCTCGACCGCCGGATGTACGACGTCCTGGGCTGCATGCCCACCATCCCCGGTGCCGTCGGAGCCTTCCGCCGCACCGCGCTCGACCGGGTCGGCGGAATGAGCGAGGACACCCTCGCCGAGGACACCGACATCACCATGGCCCTGCTCCGCGACGGCTGGCGGGTGGTCTACGCGGAGAACGCCCGCGCCTGGACCGAGGCACCCGAGAGCGTGCAGCAGCTGTGGTCGCAGCGCTACCGCTGGTCGTACGGGACGATGCAGGCGATCTGGAAGCACCGCCGGGCCGTCGTGGAGCGCGGCCCGTCCGGGCGCTTCGGCCGGATCGGGCTGCCCTTCGTCTCGCTCTTCATGGTGGTGGCCCCGCTGCTTGCCCCGCTCATCGACATCTTCCTGCTGTACGGGCTGGTCTTCGGCCCCACCGGGAAGACCGTCCTCGCCTGGTTCGGCGTCCTCGCCGTGCAGGCGGTGTGCGCGGGCTACGCCTTCCGCCTCGACCGGGAGCCCATGCGGTATCTGATCTCGCTGCCGCTCCAGCAGATCCTCTACCGGCAGCTGATGTACGTGGTGCTGCTCCAGTCGTGGATCACCGCCCTGACCGGGGGGCGGCTGCGCTGGCAGAAACTGCGCCGTACCGGAGTCGTCGAAGCGCCCGGCTCCGCGCCGGGGCAGCGCCGCAGCAGCGACAACCGGAGGCCCGTCGCATGA
- a CDS encoding acyltransferase family protein, which translates to MTATTQASAQTVPGPVPGRAPGRDRYLDLLRTTALVRVVFYHLFGWAWLSVAFPSMGVMFALAGSLMARSLSRPALGVIRGRVRRLLPPMWAFGALMVTLMICAGWRPQITKVLLYLVPVGAPPYPDSLGSASGLLEQTWPDQAVGPLWYLRAYLWFVLLSPLLLKAFRRLPWPTLLAPLVLTAVVGTGLVTVPGEPGLALTDFAVYGSCWMLGFAHQDGVLQRVPRYFLVSCAVPVMAFGLWWAHGHLGPDGWDLNDIPLAQATWSLGACALLLSYSPSWQQLPGKLARFDKLITLSNNRAVTIYLWHNALIMATVPLVDQLYGVPFIEDHFDSLLTATYNVWMFLLVWPLIGLVVLAVGWIEDLAAGRRPRLWPDGARPAHRRTG; encoded by the coding sequence ATGACCGCCACCACGCAGGCGTCCGCGCAGACCGTCCCCGGGCCGGTCCCGGGGCGGGCCCCGGGACGCGACCGCTATCTCGATCTGCTGCGCACCACCGCCCTGGTCCGGGTGGTCTTCTACCACCTGTTCGGCTGGGCCTGGCTGTCCGTTGCCTTCCCTTCCATGGGGGTGATGTTCGCCCTCGCCGGGTCTCTGATGGCCCGCTCGCTGAGCCGCCCCGCCCTGGGGGTGATCCGGGGCCGGGTCCGCAGGCTGCTGCCACCGATGTGGGCGTTCGGCGCCCTGATGGTCACCCTGATGATCTGCGCCGGATGGCGACCGCAGATCACCAAGGTGCTGCTCTATCTGGTGCCGGTGGGCGCCCCGCCGTACCCGGACTCGCTCGGTTCGGCCTCGGGTCTGCTGGAACAGACCTGGCCGGACCAGGCGGTCGGTCCGCTCTGGTACCTGCGTGCGTACCTGTGGTTCGTACTGCTTTCGCCGCTGCTGCTCAAGGCCTTCCGCAGGCTGCCCTGGCCGACGCTGCTCGCTCCGCTCGTCCTGACCGCGGTCGTCGGCACCGGACTGGTGACGGTGCCCGGTGAACCGGGCCTCGCGCTCACCGACTTCGCCGTCTACGGCTCCTGCTGGATGCTGGGCTTCGCGCACCAGGACGGGGTGCTCCAGAGAGTGCCGCGCTACTTCCTGGTGTCCTGCGCGGTACCCGTGATGGCCTTCGGTCTCTGGTGGGCGCACGGACACCTCGGCCCGGACGGCTGGGACCTCAACGACATCCCGCTCGCCCAGGCCACCTGGTCGCTGGGGGCCTGCGCACTGCTTCTGTCGTACTCCCCGTCCTGGCAGCAACTACCGGGAAAACTGGCCAGGTTCGACAAACTCATCACGCTCTCCAACAACCGCGCGGTGACCATCTACCTCTGGCACAACGCCCTCATCATGGCCACCGTGCCACTGGTCGACCAGCTGTACGGCGTGCCGTTCATCGAGGACCACTTCGACTCGCTGCTGACCGCCACCTACAACGTGTGGATGTTCCTGCTGGTCTGGCCGCTGATCGGGCTGGTGGTCCTGGCAGTGGGCTGGATCGAGGATCTGGCGGCCGGGCGGCGGCCGCGCCTCTGGCCGGACGGCGCGCGGCCGGCCCACCGACGCACGGGGTGA
- a CDS encoding uroporphyrinogen-III synthase, translated as MRDIAATQHGPLAGFTVGVTAARRADELGALLQRRGAAVLHAPALRIVPLADDSELLSATKELIDAAPDVVIATTAIGFRGWIEAADGWGLGDALLDRLGQVALLARGPKVKGAIRAAGLTEEWSPGSESMAEVLDRLLDEGVEGRRIAIQLHGDPLPGFVEALRAAGAEVVGVPVYRWMPPEDIAPLDRLIDAVLGRSVDALTFTSAPAAASLLARAATRDVHPELTAALGHDVLAVCVGPVTALPLQDQGIETLQPERFRLGPMVQILCQELPSRAAVLPVAGHRLQIRGQAVVVDGALCPVPPAGMSLLRTLARRPGWVVSRGDLLKALPGTGRDEHAVETAMARLRTALGSPRLIQTVVKRGYRLALDPAADEKYGGDG; from the coding sequence ATGCGGGACATTGCAGCAACTCAGCACGGCCCCCTCGCGGGGTTCACCGTCGGGGTCACGGCCGCCCGGCGTGCCGACGAGCTCGGAGCACTGCTCCAGCGGCGGGGCGCAGCGGTACTGCACGCACCAGCGCTGCGCATCGTGCCGCTCGCCGACGACAGCGAACTCCTCTCGGCCACGAAGGAGTTGATCGATGCCGCACCGGATGTGGTGATCGCGACCACCGCCATCGGCTTCCGGGGCTGGATCGAGGCGGCGGACGGCTGGGGCCTCGGTGACGCGCTGCTGGACAGGCTGGGCCAGGTGGCGCTCCTCGCCAGGGGGCCCAAGGTCAAGGGCGCCATCCGGGCCGCCGGACTGACCGAGGAATGGTCGCCGGGCTCCGAGTCGATGGCCGAGGTGCTGGACCGGCTGCTCGACGAAGGCGTGGAGGGCCGCAGGATCGCCATCCAGCTGCACGGCGACCCGCTCCCCGGTTTCGTCGAGGCGCTCCGGGCGGCGGGCGCCGAGGTCGTCGGTGTGCCGGTGTACCGGTGGATGCCGCCGGAGGACATCGCGCCGCTCGACCGGCTGATCGACGCGGTGCTCGGCCGCTCGGTCGACGCGCTGACCTTCACCAGTGCGCCGGCCGCGGCGTCGCTGCTGGCCCGCGCCGCGACGCGGGATGTGCACCCTGAGCTGACCGCCGCCCTCGGCCATGACGTCCTGGCGGTCTGTGTGGGCCCGGTGACGGCGCTGCCGCTTCAGGACCAGGGCATCGAGACCCTCCAGCCGGAACGCTTCCGGCTCGGCCCCATGGTCCAGATCCTCTGCCAGGAACTCCCGTCCAGGGCGGCCGTACTGCCCGTGGCCGGGCACCGCCTCCAGATCCGCGGCCAGGCGGTCGTCGTCGACGGAGCCCTGTGCCCGGTCCCTCCGGCGGGCATGTCCCTGCTGCGCACCCTGGCCCGCCGCCCCGGCTGGGTGGTGTCCCGCGGTGATCTGCTCAAGGCGCTTCCCGGGACCGGCCGCGACGAACACGCCGTGGAGACGGCGATGGCCCGGCTGCGGACGGCGCTCGGCTCGCCCCGGCTGATCCAGACGGTGGTCAAACGCGGCTACCGGCTGGCGCTGGATCCGGCGGCCGACGAGAAGTACGGCGGCGACGGCTGA
- a CDS encoding nitrate/nitrite transporter: MSGRWIEQWDPEDEEFWERTGQRTAHRNLFLSVLSEHIGFSIWSLWSVLVLFMGPEYGVDPAGKFFLISMATLVGAVARVPYTFAVARFGGRNWTVFSAGLLLVPTVAAYLVMEPGTSYTTFLLVAALTGVGGGNFASSMTNINAFFPLRRKGWALGLNAGGGNIGVPVVQLTGLLVIGTAGAGHPRILLGVYLPLIVLAATCAALRMDNLAPVKNDTGAAREAARDPHTWIMAFLYVGTFGSFIGYSFAFGLVLQTQFGRTPLQAASITFLGPLLGSLIRPVGGRLADLYGGARITLWNFAAMAAATGVVVVASVEKSLPVFLPGFIALFVLTGLGNGSTYKMIPGIFQNKALTRGMSGEAAAAYGRRLSGASMGLIGAVGALGGLAINLAFRQSFQTAGTGTSAFVAFLVFYAACFTLTWAVYLRRAAPVPAKTQLSYAKI; the protein is encoded by the coding sequence ATGAGTGGCCGTTGGATCGAGCAGTGGGATCCGGAGGACGAGGAGTTCTGGGAGCGGACCGGGCAGCGCACCGCCCACCGGAACCTCTTCCTCTCCGTGCTCTCCGAGCACATCGGGTTCTCCATCTGGAGCCTGTGGTCGGTGCTGGTCCTCTTCATGGGACCCGAGTACGGGGTCGACCCGGCCGGAAAGTTCTTCCTGATCTCGATGGCCACGCTGGTCGGCGCGGTCGCCCGGGTCCCCTACACCTTCGCCGTCGCACGGTTCGGCGGGCGCAACTGGACGGTGTTCAGCGCGGGGCTGCTGCTCGTGCCGACCGTCGCGGCGTATCTGGTCATGGAGCCCGGTACCTCGTACACCACCTTCCTGCTGGTCGCCGCTCTCACCGGGGTCGGCGGCGGGAACTTCGCGTCGTCCATGACCAACATCAACGCCTTCTTCCCGCTGCGGAGGAAGGGCTGGGCGCTCGGGCTCAACGCGGGCGGCGGGAACATCGGGGTTCCCGTCGTCCAGCTGACCGGACTGCTCGTCATCGGTACGGCGGGCGCCGGCCACCCGCGCATCCTGCTCGGGGTCTATCTGCCGCTGATCGTCCTCGCGGCGACCTGCGCCGCGCTGCGGATGGACAATCTCGCGCCGGTGAAGAACGACACCGGCGCGGCCCGTGAGGCGGCCCGCGATCCGCACACCTGGATCATGGCGTTTCTCTACGTCGGCACCTTCGGCTCCTTCATCGGCTACAGCTTCGCCTTCGGCCTGGTGCTGCAGACCCAGTTCGGCCGGACCCCGCTCCAGGCCGCCTCCATCACCTTCCTCGGGCCGTTGCTCGGCTCGCTGATCCGGCCGGTCGGCGGCAGGCTCGCCGACCTGTACGGCGGCGCCCGCATCACCCTCTGGAACTTCGCGGCGATGGCCGCGGCCACCGGGGTCGTCGTCGTCGCCTCGGTGGAGAAGTCGCTGCCGGTCTTCCTCCCCGGCTTCATCGCCCTGTTCGTACTGACCGGGCTGGGCAACGGCTCGACGTACAAGATGATCCCGGGCATCTTCCAGAACAAGGCGCTGACCAGAGGGATGTCCGGTGAGGCGGCCGCGGCCTACGGGCGCAGGCTCTCCGGGGCTTCCATGGGGCTGATCGGCGCGGTCGGCGCGCTCGGCGGGCTCGCCATCAACCTCGCCTTCCGCCAGTCCTTCCAGACCGCCGGCACCGGTACATCGGCCTTCGTGGCCTTCCTGGTCTTCTACGCGGCGTGCTTCACCCTGACCTGGGCGGTATACCTTCGCCGTGCCGCGCCCGTACCGGCAAAGACGCAGCTCAGCTACGCGAAGATCTGA